One Owenweeksia hongkongensis DSM 17368 genomic region harbors:
- a CDS encoding translocation/assembly module TamB domain-containing protein: MWIGLSIIFILLALAVTLSFSGPQTFVANKAITWVNEKYKTDIELARFQYVFPDQFVLGEVYIQDERKDTLAYATEIKLFFGGFNSMTNTAHSRGVEAKNLKFYWTKTVGDEEFGFQKFVNKFSSGDTTTGQPFGLEVSQVDISNGRFWYEDKNCEDCFRMLLQNIQIDVSDFDLEGANFSLEANNISLKDKYSLDVKSMSTYYEMYDDHMTIDKLKFETAESTFDGDVLFEYNSMEDFQDFVNQVQITAEIRESDLQSKEIQIFSGEQFPDFKRFSLTGSAQGKVNQLEAEDLDLNVGASTHLTGNLALRNTTNPDSIFINAQNIKLNTQPEDVQFLYGLFSDSALPLDVNPLGDIVMAGDFEGYIFDFETAGSLKSDIGNFEADLALKTSEEVENMTYKGNVSLDAFNIGLLLNDSALGTVTTTMAIDGKGTDPTVMNTKLYGTVSQIWLQDYNYTNIDINGRIKNSRFEGKLAINDPALRFIFDGGASFGQDTSRYKFTANVERADLFALNLAPDSVAVVTAEMNIDFLALNYQKWAGDIRLANTTYENGKNFYFFQDIIMHSEGLDTNRYMEVRSNIVDANLSGNYTLSGIQQAFASQINKFVKTAEPVPGPDNQDFIFDFTIKNTLLLTELFVPKLTVEPNSKLKGTYSSENNQLEINLKSPGFAWDYNQVTAINLDYIGGVEKSQLGFDVGSVKLKSGLKIDSISLGNYYYNDSLFYDLSWIMRDSVDSKINLLGYALQNDTSTFEIGVFESKFNVGFQNFTIRDKNKIVIDTGGVHIEDLVIANEGREIFINGNISDNPYEVLRLNLRGFGMDLANYFIGSTAARFSGKLYGDVILTQVLAEPKFAADIRIDSLGMNNTYLGDLLVSSDWTVKDDTIRLLSTMTAGDLTTFKAEGYYQPDSLGRIKFDVNFDRFKIAAFNPFLAGIAENARGSITGKIDVSGNTGTPVVNGELKLPNTAFTVSLLKTDYNVEGIPKVKIEPGRISFPDLTLRDSKFGTEGFVTGGVTHKNFSDFVLDLNIKANELLVLNTTEDTDDPYYGTAFVSGNISIKGPTDEIKVTADVTTERDTKFYLPIDGATEVSKTSFVTFVDPTVVDTLADKIEKSINLNKGVSLDFNMNVNTNAMVSIIVDSELDNKLEATGYGNIRMKMNPYQDIEMYGTYTVRDGFYNFVMPGLKRKFDVLDGGTVTWNGDPFGAIIGLTARYTTKADPSALVNIYEGGRTTVVLDMFLSGELFDPEIDFDINAPRSTGTVQSVIRSQLTDKDKMYRQVFSILALNKFAPAEGLDISSGNGQELAFSALATQAAGYLNQVTGDYEVSLGYQGGTKDNPTAVVQQQDEVEVGVSKRFFDDKITVNGTVGVAVGDNPNVDQNNQRQVAGDFEVEYNITDDGRIRAKAFNRSVDDYYRLGQQNYEQGVGVYYRMDFETWDDFVQRVIHPKKTDGIKDDEEEDFINPNEKGL, encoded by the coding sequence ATGTGGATTGGGCTGAGCATTATTTTCATTTTGCTGGCCTTAGCGGTGACCTTAAGTTTTAGTGGTCCGCAAACTTTTGTGGCCAATAAGGCCATTACCTGGGTAAATGAAAAGTATAAAACTGACATTGAACTGGCTCGTTTTCAGTATGTTTTTCCAGATCAGTTTGTGCTTGGCGAAGTTTATATTCAGGATGAAAGAAAAGATACGCTGGCCTATGCTACTGAAATAAAATTATTTTTCGGTGGATTTAATTCTATGACCAACACAGCGCATAGCCGTGGCGTAGAAGCTAAAAATCTTAAGTTCTACTGGACTAAGACGGTTGGGGATGAAGAGTTTGGCTTTCAAAAGTTTGTAAATAAGTTTTCTAGCGGAGATACCACTACTGGTCAGCCTTTTGGTTTAGAAGTGAGTCAGGTTGATATTAGCAATGGCCGCTTTTGGTATGAAGATAAAAACTGTGAAGATTGCTTTAGAATGCTCTTACAAAACATTCAGATTGATGTTTCTGACTTTGATTTGGAAGGTGCCAACTTTAGCCTTGAGGCAAATAACATTAGTCTAAAAGATAAGTATAGCTTGGATGTAAAATCGATGAGCACATACTATGAAATGTATGATGACCACATGACCATCGATAAGTTGAAGTTTGAAACTGCCGAAAGTACTTTTGATGGAGATGTGCTTTTTGAGTACAACTCTATGGAAGATTTTCAGGATTTCGTGAATCAGGTTCAAATTACGGCCGAAATTCGTGAAAGCGATTTACAATCAAAAGAAATTCAAATATTTAGTGGTGAACAGTTTCCCGATTTTAAAAGATTTAGCCTTACTGGAAGCGCTCAGGGAAAGGTAAATCAGCTCGAGGCGGAAGATTTGGATTTGAACGTTGGTGCATCTACTCACCTTACGGGTAACCTTGCCTTACGTAATACCACGAATCCGGATTCTATTTTCATAAATGCTCAGAATATCAAGCTAAATACTCAGCCGGAAGATGTGCAATTTTTATATGGATTGTTTTCTGATTCGGCTTTGCCTCTTGATGTAAATCCCCTAGGAGATATTGTAATGGCTGGTGATTTTGAAGGGTACATTTTTGACTTTGAAACAGCAGGATCTTTAAAATCAGATATCGGAAACTTTGAAGCCGATCTGGCTCTGAAAACTTCGGAGGAGGTAGAGAACATGACTTACAAGGGAAATGTTTCTTTGGATGCTTTCAATATTGGTTTATTGCTCAACGATTCGGCTTTGGGAACAGTAACCACCACAATGGCCATTGATGGAAAAGGTACAGATCCTACAGTGATGAACACCAAGCTTTATGGAACTGTTTCTCAAATTTGGTTACAAGATTATAATTACACCAACATAGATATTAATGGACGGATAAAGAATAGTAGGTTTGAAGGAAAGCTGGCGATAAATGATCCGGCCTTACGGTTTATTTTTGATGGAGGAGCAAGCTTTGGTCAAGATACTTCACGATACAAGTTTACGGCTAATGTGGAGCGCGCAGATTTATTTGCACTAAACCTGGCACCTGATAGCGTGGCTGTGGTAACAGCAGAAATGAATATTGACTTTTTGGCGCTCAATTATCAAAAGTGGGCGGGGGATATTCGCTTAGCAAACACTACTTATGAAAACGGCAAGAACTTCTACTTTTTTCAGGATATTATAATGCATTCTGAAGGACTGGATACCAATAGATACATGGAAGTACGTTCCAATATTGTGGATGCCAACCTTAGCGGCAACTATACTCTATCTGGTATTCAACAGGCTTTTGCCTCGCAAATCAACAAATTTGTAAAAACAGCAGAACCAGTTCCAGGGCCGGATAATCAGGATTTCATTTTTGATTTTACCATAAAGAATACACTGTTGCTTACTGAGTTATTTGTCCCAAAACTTACAGTGGAGCCAAACAGTAAGTTAAAAGGAACATACTCATCGGAAAATAACCAATTAGAGATAAATTTAAAATCTCCTGGATTTGCTTGGGATTACAATCAGGTTACGGCTATAAATCTGGATTATATAGGCGGGGTCGAAAAATCACAACTCGGTTTTGATGTAGGGAGCGTAAAGCTCAAATCAGGATTGAAGATAGATTCAATTTCATTGGGAAATTACTATTACAATGATTCGCTTTTTTATGATTTAAGCTGGATAATGCGCGATAGCGTTGATAGTAAGATAAATTTGCTAGGATATGCTTTGCAAAACGATACAAGCACTTTTGAGATAGGTGTGTTTGAGTCAAAGTTTAATGTGGGCTTCCAGAATTTTACGATTAGAGATAAAAACAAAATTGTAATAGATACAGGAGGTGTTCACATTGAAGATCTTGTGATTGCCAATGAGGGTCGTGAGATTTTTATCAATGGTAATATTTCAGATAATCCGTATGAAGTACTGCGTCTAAATCTTAGAGGTTTTGGGATGGATTTAGCCAACTACTTTATCGGTTCTACCGCAGCCCGGTTTAGTGGAAAGCTTTATGGAGATGTGATTTTAACGCAAGTATTAGCAGAACCTAAATTTGCTGCAGATATACGCATCGATAGCCTTGGTATGAATAATACCTATTTGGGCGATTTATTGGTATCAAGCGACTGGACAGTAAAAGATGATACGATTCGTCTGCTATCTACTATGACGGCTGGTGATCTCACCACCTTCAAAGCGGAAGGATATTACCAACCAGATTCTTTAGGTCGAATCAAGTTTGATGTAAATTTTGATCGTTTCAAGATAGCCGCGTTTAATCCTTTTCTAGCCGGTATTGCAGAAAATGCCAGAGGGAGTATTACTGGAAAAATAGATGTAAGTGGAAATACAGGAACTCCAGTTGTAAATGGGGAACTAAAACTGCCAAATACGGCATTTACGGTGAGTCTTTTAAAAACAGATTACAATGTAGAAGGTATACCCAAAGTGAAAATTGAACCTGGTAGAATCAGCTTTCCGGATTTAACCTTACGGGATAGTAAGTTTGGAACTGAAGGTTTTGTCACGGGAGGTGTAACTCATAAGAATTTTAGTGATTTCGTTTTAGATCTAAATATCAAGGCTAATGAGCTTTTGGTGCTGAATACTACAGAAGATACTGATGACCCTTACTACGGGACGGCATTTGTAAGCGGAAATATTAGCATTAAAGGACCTACTGATGAGATAAAAGTTACTGCTGATGTTACCACTGAACGTGATACCAAATTTTACCTACCGATTGATGGAGCTACTGAGGTGAGCAAAACAAGCTTTGTAACTTTTGTTGATCCCACAGTAGTAGATACGCTTGCTGATAAAATTGAGAAAAGTATAAATCTTAATAAGGGGGTAAGTCTGGATTTTAATATGAACGTAAACACCAATGCTATGGTGAGCATCATTGTAGATTCAGAGCTAGACAACAAGCTCGAGGCTACAGGATATGGAAACATTAGAATGAAAATGAATCCATATCAAGACATTGAAATGTATGGAACGTATACTGTAAGAGATGGTTTCTACAACTTTGTAATGCCGGGCCTTAAGAGAAAGTTTGATGTACTTGATGGTGGAACTGTTACATGGAATGGTGATCCTTTTGGGGCGATTATTGGTCTAACGGCCAGATATACAACAAAGGCAGATCCTTCAGCATTGGTGAATATTTATGAAGGTGGGCGTACTACAGTAGTTTTAGATATGTTTCTTAGTGGAGAATTATTTGATCCTGAAATTGATTTTGATATTAATGCACCAAGATCAACTGGTACAGTTCAATCGGTAATTAGAAGCCAACTCACGGATAAGGATAAAATGTACCGTCAGGTTTTCTCCATTTTGGCATTAAATAAATTTGCTCCGGCTGAAGGTTTGGATATATCAAGTGGCAACGGACAGGAACTTGCATTTTCAGCTCTGGCCACCCAGGCAGCCGGATATCTCAATCAGGTAACTGGAGATTATGAGGTTTCGCTTGGCTACCAAGGAGGAACTAAGGATAATCCAACAGCGGTGGTGCAACAGCAAGATGAAGTGGAAGTAGGAGTCTCAAAGCGATTTTTTGATGATAAAATTACCGTAAATGGTACAGTAGGAGTAGCTGTTGGTGATAATCCTAATGTGGATCAGAATAACCAAAGACAAGTAGCGGGAGATTTTGAAGTGGAATATAACATTACCGATGATGGAAGAATTCGAGCTAAGGCATTTAACAGATCAGTGGA
- the tsaD gene encoding tRNA (adenosine(37)-N6)-threonylcarbamoyltransferase complex transferase subunit TsaD: MEKFILGIESSCDDTSAAVISNTKILANVTANQDIHREFGGVVPELASRAHQQNIVPVVDAALKKSGISSNQLSAIAFTSGPGLMGSLLVGTSFAKSMAMALNIPLIEVNHMQAHILAHFIENEGMETPPFPFLCLTVSGGHTQIVKVNDHFEYVLLGETIDDAAGEAFDKAAKIMGLPYPGGPLIDKYAQLGDSSKFSFNKPRMDEYNFSFSGLKTSILYYLQKEVKTNPNFVEENLNDLCASIQRTIMEILFDKLEKASADTGIKHIAIAGGVSANSALRKGLKERENILGWKPYIPSFEFCTDNGAMIAVSGYFKFLKQNFSEIDVLAQARKKLNAE; the protein is encoded by the coding sequence ATGGAAAAATTCATACTTGGCATTGAATCTAGTTGTGATGACACCTCTGCAGCCGTCATTTCCAACACAAAAATTTTGGCAAATGTAACAGCTAATCAGGACATACACCGCGAGTTTGGTGGAGTGGTTCCTGAACTTGCCTCACGTGCTCATCAACAAAATATTGTGCCAGTAGTTGACGCTGCTCTAAAAAAATCGGGAATTTCATCTAATCAACTGTCCGCCATAGCGTTTACAAGTGGGCCTGGCTTAATGGGATCCCTGCTCGTGGGAACCTCTTTTGCCAAATCTATGGCAATGGCTTTAAATATCCCGCTCATTGAAGTAAATCATATGCAAGCACATATCCTTGCACACTTTATAGAAAATGAAGGAATGGAAACCCCACCATTTCCCTTTCTATGTCTTACTGTTTCAGGTGGTCACACACAGATTGTAAAAGTGAATGATCATTTTGAATACGTACTTCTTGGCGAAACAATAGACGATGCCGCAGGTGAAGCTTTTGATAAAGCTGCCAAAATTATGGGACTTCCCTACCCTGGTGGCCCATTGATTGACAAATATGCCCAACTGGGTGACTCTTCCAAATTTAGTTTCAACAAACCTAGAATGGATGAATACAACTTTAGCTTTAGTGGATTAAAAACCAGCATTCTTTACTATTTGCAAAAAGAAGTAAAAACCAATCCAAACTTTGTAGAAGAAAATTTAAACGACCTCTGTGCCTCCATACAGCGTACCATTATGGAGATATTATTTGACAAGCTCGAAAAAGCCTCTGCTGATACAGGTATCAAACATATAGCAATTGCTGGTGGCGTTTCGGCCAACTCTGCTTTACGCAAAGGGCTAAAAGAAAGGGAGAATATTTTGGGGTGGAAACCTTACATCCCAAGCTTTGAATTTTGTACCGACAATGGTGCCATGATTGCCGTTTCTGGCTACTTCAAATTTTTAAAGCAAAACTTTTCAGAAATTGATGTGTTGGCACAAGCAAGGAAAAAACTGAATGCAGAATAG
- a CDS encoding ATP-dependent zinc protease family protein, whose translation MKTDKKKIIIGATDHLALPDFGIDEIACKIDTGAYTSTLHCSRVRLIEKDDQSILSFKLYDPKFGISTKKEFRYTEFKERKVRSSNGEIDYRYSIYTTVVIFGKKIKTEFTLSFREKMKFPILLGRRFLKNRFIVDVTQKELSQAQLNQKTSR comes from the coding sequence TTGAAAACAGACAAAAAGAAAATCATTATTGGAGCTACGGATCACCTAGCTTTGCCCGACTTTGGCATTGATGAAATTGCCTGCAAAATAGATACGGGAGCCTACACTTCTACATTGCATTGCTCACGTGTGCGGCTTATTGAAAAAGATGACCAAAGCATCCTGAGCTTCAAACTTTATGACCCCAAGTTTGGCATTAGCACCAAAAAGGAATTTAGATACACTGAATTTAAAGAACGTAAAGTTCGAAGCAGTAATGGCGAAATCGATTACCGCTATAGTATTTATACCACTGTTGTCATATTTGGAAAAAAAATTAAGACTGAGTTCACGCTAAGTTTCCGTGAAAAGATGAAATTCCCAATATTATTAGGAAGACGGTTTTTGAAAAACCGCTTTATTGTTGACGTTACCCAAAAAGAGCTTAGCCAAGCTCAACTAAATCAAAAAACATCCCGATGA
- the rimK gene encoding 30S ribosomal protein S6--L-glutamate ligase: MKIVILSANKELYSTKRLKEAAEARGHEAEIINHNETYVVIESGDPKVFYGDHAIEGVDAIIPRIGASVTFYGSNIIRQFEMQKVFTTLSSLALSRSRDKLRATQILSRHGLGIPKTAFAKRPSNIEYLIQQVGGSPLIVKLLEGTQGLGVVLAETRKAAKSVIEAFYGLDANILVQEFIAEAGGSDLRTIVIDGKVVAAFKRQGKEGEFRSNLHRGGSGTLVKLTKEERAAAIGAAKALGLGIAGVDMLQSKRGPLILEVNSSPGLEGVEKATKVDVAGKIIEYIEKGIKKPQSSKKDKIGV, from the coding sequence ATGAAAATCGTCATATTATCTGCTAACAAAGAACTTTATTCTACAAAACGCCTTAAAGAAGCGGCCGAAGCCCGTGGACATGAAGCAGAGATTATCAACCATAATGAAACCTACGTGGTTATAGAAAGTGGCGATCCTAAAGTATTTTATGGAGATCACGCCATCGAAGGCGTTGATGCCATTATTCCTCGCATTGGTGCTTCGGTTACTTTTTATGGCTCCAATATTATCCGTCAGTTTGAGATGCAAAAAGTGTTTACTACACTTTCTTCGCTGGCCTTATCGCGCAGTAGAGATAAACTGCGAGCAACCCAAATTCTTAGTCGTCATGGTTTAGGTATTCCAAAAACTGCTTTTGCAAAAAGGCCTAGTAATATTGAATACCTCATTCAGCAAGTAGGTGGCTCTCCACTTATCGTAAAATTACTGGAAGGCACGCAAGGACTAGGTGTAGTACTTGCCGAAACCCGTAAAGCTGCAAAATCTGTAATAGAGGCTTTTTATGGGCTTGATGCCAACATTTTGGTGCAGGAGTTTATTGCTGAAGCCGGTGGCTCAGACCTTAGAACAATTGTAATTGATGGCAAGGTAGTAGCTGCCTTTAAACGTCAAGGAAAGGAAGGAGAATTTAGAAGCAACCTACACCGTGGCGGAAGCGGTACTTTGGTAAAACTCACCAAAGAAGAAAGAGCCGCTGCCATAGGCGCTGCAAAAGCTTTGGGCCTTGGTATTGCTGGTGTAGATATGCTACAAAGCAAGCGTGGGCCACTTATTTTAGAGGTTAATTCTTCTCCTGGTTTGGAAGGTGTAGAAAAAGCCACCAAGGTAGATGTAGCTGGCAAAATCATTGAATACATTGAGAAAGGTATAAAAAAACCTCAGAGCAGTAAAAAAGATAAAATCGGAGTTTAA
- a CDS encoding RsmE family RNA methyltransferase, producing the protein MNLFYTPHIKNGEGYLEKEESHHATRVLRMSSGDSLLVTDGKGTIYQATLTAASKLETRFSIEDVYKSEDNPSGHLHIAIAPTKSNDRFEFFLEKATEIGISEITPIICDHSERKVYKTDRGQKIVSAAAKQSLACWWPILHEPITLKEFLTRDPEGEKFIAHCEKDDMPNILKELPSFSKVLMLIGPEGDFSPREIDKAREAGYQECSLGPKRLRTETAGLAVALAFGIK; encoded by the coding sequence GTGAATCTGTTTTACACCCCTCACATTAAAAATGGTGAAGGCTATCTGGAAAAAGAAGAAAGCCATCATGCTACACGTGTGCTTCGCATGAGTAGTGGTGATAGCCTTTTGGTAACTGATGGTAAAGGAACAATTTATCAGGCTACGCTTACTGCAGCTTCTAAATTGGAAACGCGCTTCAGCATCGAGGATGTTTATAAGAGTGAGGACAACCCAAGTGGGCATCTACACATTGCCATTGCTCCTACCAAGAGTAATGATCGCTTTGAATTTTTCCTTGAAAAAGCTACAGAAATTGGGATTTCGGAAATCACACCCATTATTTGTGATCACTCCGAGCGAAAGGTTTATAAAACGGATCGTGGTCAAAAAATAGTATCTGCAGCGGCCAAACAGTCATTAGCTTGCTGGTGGCCTATTCTACATGAACCAATTACGCTAAAAGAGTTTTTAACCAGAGACCCAGAAGGAGAAAAGTTTATTGCGCATTGCGAAAAAGACGATATGCCCAATATTTTGAAAGAACTCCCCTCCTTCTCTAAAGTACTTATGCTTATTGGCCCTGAAGGTGATTTCTCTCCTCGCGAAATTGATAAAGCACGTGAAGCAGGCTATCAGGAATGTAGCTTAGGGCCCAAGCGCCTCCGTACCGAAACGGCCGGGCTGGCTGTAGCTTTGGCTTTTGGAATTAAGTGA
- a CDS encoding tyrosine-type recombinase/integrase: MDIRLIQELLGHRSIKTTMIYTHIAKASLLGVTSPLDF; encoded by the coding sequence ATTGACATTAGGCTAATACAAGAATTACTAGGACATAGATCAATAAAAACCACAATGATTTACACGCACATTGCTAAGGCTAGTTTATTAGGTGTAACCAGTCCGCTGGACTTTTAG
- a CDS encoding IS110 family RNA-guided transposase — protein MEECTRLSSQNVGVDVSKDTLDVVFSTMDLKRQVKVKASRKFSNKLHGFKDFIKWIDDKSIEGFEPTILLEATGVYYEQFAWFLYERKYAVSVILPTKAKRYFQAIGNKSKNDKIDATGLSRMGLEQRIPLWQPLSKDFYRLRLLTRQLEDFNEQRTVILNQLHALSHSAYSVKEVEKNFKKLLKELDKGIVSINKSIEKLLMEDAKLRPKVEKIITIPGVGVRTIAVLLAETNGFETFENQGQLVSYSGYDIVHNQSGKYSGKTKMSKKGNAHIRRAMHLPAFGVVRCQVAPLAALYKRLIERGKTKMQAYVAVQRKLLILIWALWKKDQAYDPTYHIKNISDNEESKLLFSLVSKGDTKKIALERTRATLDELPYNESPEVLFSLL, from the coding sequence ATGGAAGAGTGTACAAGATTATCGAGTCAAAATGTGGGTGTTGATGTTTCTAAAGATACTTTGGACGTTGTCTTTTCCACAATGGATTTAAAACGACAAGTTAAGGTGAAGGCATCAAGAAAGTTTTCTAACAAACTCCACGGTTTTAAGGATTTTATTAAATGGATTGATGACAAGAGTATTGAAGGTTTTGAACCTACGATTCTATTGGAAGCGACTGGGGTATATTATGAGCAGTTTGCATGGTTTCTTTATGAAAGGAAATACGCTGTATCTGTAATACTACCGACTAAGGCGAAAAGATACTTCCAAGCCATTGGTAATAAAAGCAAGAATGATAAAATTGATGCAACGGGGCTTTCTCGTATGGGACTAGAGCAAAGAATACCACTGTGGCAGCCCTTGTCAAAAGACTTTTATCGGTTGAGACTATTGACTCGCCAACTGGAGGATTTTAACGAGCAAAGGACTGTGATTTTGAATCAGCTTCATGCATTAAGCCATAGTGCCTACTCAGTAAAAGAAGTTGAAAAGAACTTCAAAAAGTTGCTTAAAGAACTCGATAAGGGGATAGTCAGTATAAATAAGTCGATTGAAAAACTCCTGATGGAGGATGCAAAGCTCAGACCCAAGGTTGAGAAAATAATTACCATACCAGGTGTTGGGGTTAGAACGATAGCCGTATTACTTGCAGAGACAAACGGTTTTGAAACTTTTGAAAATCAAGGGCAGTTGGTTAGCTATTCAGGATATGATATTGTTCATAACCAATCTGGAAAGTATTCGGGCAAGACAAAAATGTCTAAAAAGGGTAATGCTCATATTCGAAGAGCGATGCACTTACCTGCATTCGGGGTAGTGCGCTGTCAGGTTGCTCCTTTAGCTGCTTTGTATAAGCGGTTGATTGAAAGAGGCAAAACAAAGATGCAAGCCTATGTAGCTGTGCAAAGAAAACTTTTAATACTAATCTGGGCGTTATGGAAAAAAGACCAAGCGTATGATCCAACTTACCATATTAAGAATATTTCCGATAATGAAGAGTCAAAGCTCCTTTTTTCGCTTGTCTCTAAAGGAGACACTAAAAAAATAGCTCTGGAAAGAACCAGAGCTACACTAGATGAACTTCCGTACAACGAATCGCCTGAAGTCCTCTTTTCGCTATTATAA
- a CDS encoding metallophosphoesterase yields MDFKPQKSVEWYDPKQLANTGIKAVISGIFGNFNDKREIQAALYQQEDSKAHDYSQGRDDIWVDYISDTGDGFDATFTMATLLAKEELEVDGQKIPRGKLLIMGGDQVYPVATREEYRNRLQGPYATALPADNTDNNGDRAPHLFAIPGNHDWYDGLTTFIKVFCQQRWIGNWRTRQKRSYFALKLPHNMWLFGIDVQLNSDVDFNQIQYFENVLKEEVKQGGKIILCTAEPTWVYSTSKKSDANNNLEFFEKKLCAINDSTAQPYAKQILTLAGDWHHYARYENENGGMKITAGGGGAFLHPTQNLPEHIGDIFGGDLILKSRFPSSGESKKLLFNNFKFPFANFKMSLVLGAIYALVGWLLFLSFGTGVNPNLGLVPLLKEILFNPGIFLLLILVIVGLGAFAETTPCNPKFKSTFPYALAGYLHGIGQAKMMLFSFLLFVKINPYLEPLSQLKAMSIVIAGCLVVGFLLGGFLFGLYLIFSNLVLGNHDNEAYSSLKWEGYKNFLRLHVTKDEVTIYPIGVKNVSHWQPSGKNAKPPFTANKPIGYQLIEKPITIRF; encoded by the coding sequence ATGGACTTTAAACCACAAAAAAGTGTAGAATGGTATGACCCGAAACAGCTGGCCAACACGGGCATAAAAGCTGTGATTTCGGGCATCTTCGGAAATTTCAACGACAAGCGTGAAATACAAGCTGCACTTTATCAGCAGGAAGATTCCAAGGCCCATGATTATTCCCAAGGACGTGATGACATTTGGGTAGATTACATTTCAGATACGGGCGATGGCTTTGACGCTACCTTTACAATGGCTACGCTTTTGGCTAAAGAAGAACTGGAAGTAGACGGACAAAAAATCCCTCGCGGAAAGCTTTTAATAATGGGTGGAGACCAGGTCTATCCTGTTGCCACCAGAGAAGAATATAGAAACCGCTTACAAGGCCCGTATGCAACTGCCCTACCCGCAGATAACACAGATAATAATGGCGATCGTGCTCCTCATCTCTTCGCCATTCCTGGCAATCATGATTGGTATGATGGACTCACCACATTTATAAAAGTATTTTGCCAGCAGCGCTGGATTGGCAACTGGCGAACACGACAAAAGCGCAGCTATTTTGCTTTAAAACTCCCACATAACATGTGGCTGTTTGGTATTGATGTTCAACTCAATTCGGATGTTGATTTTAATCAAATCCAATATTTTGAAAATGTACTGAAAGAGGAGGTAAAACAAGGTGGAAAAATCATCCTCTGCACAGCCGAGCCTACTTGGGTCTACTCTACTTCCAAAAAATCTGACGCCAACAATAACCTTGAGTTTTTTGAGAAGAAGCTTTGTGCCATAAATGACAGTACCGCACAACCCTATGCTAAGCAAATCCTTACCCTCGCTGGTGACTGGCATCATTATGCTCGCTATGAAAATGAAAATGGCGGCATGAAAATTACCGCTGGTGGTGGAGGTGCTTTTCTACACCCTACTCAAAATCTACCTGAACATATTGGTGATATTTTTGGCGGTGACCTTATTCTAAAGTCACGCTTCCCCTCTTCTGGTGAGTCTAAAAAACTCTTGTTCAACAACTTTAAATTTCCCTTTGCCAATTTTAAAATGTCGCTCGTTTTGGGCGCAATTTATGCACTGGTAGGTTGGTTACTTTTTTTAAGCTTTGGCACTGGTGTAAATCCTAATCTCGGTTTAGTTCCTTTACTTAAGGAAATTCTGTTTAACCCGGGCATCTTTTTATTGCTCATTTTGGTCATTGTTGGCCTTGGAGCTTTTGCCGAAACTACGCCTTGCAATCCTAAATTCAAAAGCACTTTTCCTTATGCATTAGCCGGCTACCTTCACGGTATTGGTCAAGCCAAAATGATGCTTTTTTCCTTTTTACTTTTCGTAAAAATAAATCCATACTTGGAGCCATTGTCACAGCTCAAAGCTATGAGCATCGTAATAGCCGGCTGTCTGGTTGTGGGCTTTCTACTTGGAGGATTCCTATTTGGCCTGTACCTTATCTTTTCAAATTTGGTACTCGGCAATCATGATAATGAGGCCTATTCTTCTTTAAAATGGGAAGGCTACAAAAACTTTTTGCGACTGCACGTTACTAAGGATGAAGTCACCATTTATCCAATTGGAGTAAAAAATGTATCGCATTGGCAGCCTTCCGGCAAAAATGCCAAACCACCTTTTACAGCAAATAAGCCAATAGGCTATCAACTTATAGAAAAGCCCATCACCATTAGGTTTTAG